CTGATATTTTAAGTCCTGATACAGGATAAATTATTGGTCAAGTTAGTGGataaataatgatgataataatgagcGAACGGCTCTGGAATATGAATAATAacatcatacacgtaatgttagctagggagccagccggctaaagctagctagctaacagtacactttagcttaacctcttatggctgcatcccttgttctcaatttccgcctgaagacataccccaatctaactgcctgtagctcagccccagaggcaaggatatgcatattcttggtatcatttgaatggaaacattctgaagtttgtggaaatgttaattgaatgtaggagaatataacacagtagatctggtgtaagaaaagagaaagaaaagagaaagaaagagcatacgttttctgttttttattgttgtagcatcatctttcacatgtactagaatagccacacagtcagataggatgctggagataatTTTGAGGGATAACACAAGGGGGCATctgtaggtgtgcaaagtttcagactgataacttcaggaatggtTGAGCTACAtgagtcacccaggtgtcccacacaagttgcccaaatgtacccaagtggccgaattggtgaaattacctataactatatacaacagtgcaaataactatatacaacatatcaaaaagcaattctaacacacacaaaaaaaatataaaaatgttacAAATAttagaacatttttttttttaaatatattaaaaaaaacactAGACCCTTAggaagtcctctacacaatattttgcTGCCTGTGAAATGtaccatagcagtctctttctgatgtaaagcagaggcaaactgaacaagtggtgcaggtcatgcgacacagaacacaacgatgcctccatgctgtgcccttttggccctgagggaCAGTCATGtctgcagtaatgaactgtggcacATGAACACCACTGGAGGCAGGAGGGGGCAgaggtagagcgggcagcttggcaccgggggctcccagtcgGAGTTGCTATCACTGTGgaagaaaacatttaaaaacatatatttgtatcgtatgagccttttatcatcacataaaataaacagatatgtattgtatagagcagagggaacagtcactaaggtgaagtgctgttccattcaactccgGCCATTGTTGTGAGCCTGCCCTCCCCGGAACAGCACCCAATGGTTATTTCATATGGAAATGAAGAGGAGTAGCAGGCGTagtggccatgtgtgtgtttgctgttctactccattccatttgaataaaaaaatggaaaatatatgtcacgccctggtcttagtattttgtgttttctttattaatttggtcaggccagggtgtgacatgggttttgtgtgtgtggtgtgttttgtcttgggttttttgttaggtattgggtttgtattATAGTAGGGgtttctagcatagtctatggctgtctggagtggttctcaatcagaggcaggtgtttatcgttgtctctgattgggaaccatatttaggcagccatattctttgagtgtttcgtgggtgattgttcctgtctctgtgtttgcaccagatagggctgtttaggttttcacttttcttgttttgtttattcatgtatagtttttcttcattaaaaaaccatgaataacaaccacgctgcattttggtccgactctacttcacctaaagaaatccgttacaatatatatatatatatatctgacatggaatatgtcagatatatatattttaaattttttccaaaatatatatatctgacatgtgtataaatatatatatatctattccatgtcagatatatatattttccatttTTGTATTCAAATTGcaaaaaacatttgcaaaaaaaaaaatatatatatatatatattatttttttttgcaaaaatatatatacgtatttatatttcataaaacggcattaccacttacccgtccagaagtacgtcctgtccttgcagaaacagATCCTCAGCTCCTGTTTGAATCATAACACTCaaagattcctcaaacaaaaaatctCTCTCACTTTCCCGGTCAATCTCTTCTATAATCTGGTGCAAATCTGTATACTTAGACTTGGACTTtacttttcctgatttattcgccatgatGTCTTCGATGAAATCGTTGAAAAAACACTTAAATACTACTTTCCAAAATACTGCTGTGCGTAACAAGCGTCACTGCAACTACTCTGATGGTCAAGGCGAGAATGGAGTTCGTTACGCGTGCGTTTACAAACAAGGAATGGTGGTCCAACCCATAACCATCACATACTGGTGTTTACATCTGCTCATTGGCTAtttacccagctagatttcaagaagatcagtggtcattggcagaaatacagtcaatcaacgaagctTCGCTAAAATTATTGGTGCACAATGAAGTCATTGctcgttgtcttcaaatcagttcaCTTCGGTCAATACTCCCCGCAAAAAAAACAATAATGTTTGGCTGTGTTGCAATCCAGAGGTTTGcactgaaaccaaccatgactagataaacGATTGTTTACTGTGTGTTCCGTAAAAAGTTGATAAGAGATGGAATTCACGGCACAAACGGTTTACAAAATGTTTcgatttaggctataaaaatggattttatcaaagaaaacggcacttcatttgatcactgggaccctcaggaagagaaataagagcaagacatcagaatgtaagtcataattttaccttcagatgtgaataTGTAAAAACTGTCACGGCGGAACATTTTTTTTTGCTCTTCTCAAACTAAAGCATGgtatttgttctctgtaatagctattttaaatcggaaaacgtagtttgattaccaagattctaatcttttgaaggatgtaagacacttgcattttcaagaatgtttaatgttacgacgttgtatttttagttttcactttgaaatttcacctgatgttgatccctgtacggGGATCGCAGCCATATTAAGacatgtagttagctagctagataaacaatgaacctagctaggtaaacaatgtatAAGATCATACACATCACATCatagtgatgaatcatgcttcaccatctggcagtccgacggacgaatctgggtttggcattTGCCAGGAGAAcattacctgccccaatgcaactgtaaagtttaatggtctgggtctgtttttcatggttcggcctaggccagtgaatggaaatcttaaagctaaagcatacaatgacattctagacgattctgtgcttccaacttcgtggcaacagtttgggaaggccctgtttcagcatgacaatgcccccgtgcacaaagtgaaatccatagagaaatggtttgttgagattgaacagagccctgacctcatccccattgaacacctttgggatgaattggattgTAAacccaggcctaattgcccaacatcaggacccgacctcactaatgctcttgtggcgaaatggaagcaagtcctcgcagcaatgttccaacctttaggggaaagccttcccagaggagtgtaGGATGTTataaaggagggaccaactccattttaatatccatgattttggaatgagattttttACATACTCGTGTAGTGTAAGTAATATGCCAAACCTCAAGTTGAAACGGTCTAATTGCTTACTGTAGATCTTTACAAATTTAtttacaaatgtatttttacttcaAATTTACTTACAAAGTTGTAGTTTTTGCTAGTGTTGAATACTAAATTAATGAAATTATACATTTGCTATCATAGTACAAGCCAAGAACAACCTGCAGTTTATTCAGCAGTCCATCCTATACCAAAGGTAACGGCAGAATGGAATGATATTAGTGCCAACAGAAAATTATTCTTAATTTAAAATTAtacaaaattcaaaacaaaatggCAATTTTCCAGTCTGGTGACGCAACTTAGGAAATGGCTGCCCAGGTTTTCATACTGCACATTGGTTGGGTATTTCCCTGCCCTAAATTCAAGTATTTACTCTGAGCATTATAATAACTTACGCAAAATGGAAAAGGGGAAAATAGGACGGAGCTACAACAACAGACCGTAACAAGACAGCAGAAGATATAATCGTCGATCAACCTGAGATGGCTAATGCTAGCGAAAATAAGATAGCAGCAGCAAAAGAACCCTCATTTCGTGAGGTGATGAAGGAGGAATTGCGCGAGGCGCTCACAGGCGAGAGGAACTTTACGAGAGGAACTTCAAGAAGTTGTAAGAAAATAACTAAATGAGTTCAAGAAGGACAATAACCAGAAACTTGAAGAAAACAAATTAGAACTTCACAGTATATCTACAAGAAAGGTGGGACGCAGAACAGCACATTGGGCACACAGACACATGGAGCTTCGCAGTCAAGGAAACACTTGAACAGTCACTGAAAAGCCAACACACACTACAGGCAAAAGAACAGTCACTGAAAAACTTAATTCATTAAGATAAGAATAATAAGTTACCAAAACCGTTCACAGGAATGGATAACACTAGAGATCCCTTCAGTCTCCACAGAAAAATCTTTGTTTAGTTTCTTTGCCCCTAATTTGTGGAACAATATGCAGAGTTCACTGCAGCTAGATGTACTGGCGGCACTCAGGTAGTTTAAATTATTGATTGAGGACCTCTATGTAGTTGAATGTGATTGCttttattaaatgtttatttttgttaaTTGTGTGCTGAATTCTATTGTTTTATACACGTGCATGTTTTAATATTCTGTTTTTATTGTAATGTGGACAGGGCTCTCTTGTAAAATAGATTTTTAATCTCAATGtgactccctgtttaaataaaggttaaataaataaaaaaatgtaaagtgcGTGGACGGTTGGATACACAACAGATGAGAGACAACTGCAACAGATCGACGACAAGGTGAGTAAATGTTAGCTATTCGCTAGCTAAGATAATAATTCATCAAACtactataaaaaatatatataaaaatacataATGTAATGTACCGTAAAACTTCAATTAAATCACTGAACACCACAGGCGCTTActagagacaggcttctatttgagcctGGCGTCTATTTGCTCATTTGCATAGTTCACTGTTTAATTCCAGCATTCACTTCCAGAATTTTTATAAATGTCTTAATTTACTGCACTTATGTGTTGTCATTTACACATTGTGTCATGTTTCTTCTGTCTTAGTATACCTCTATAAAAAAAACGTCTTCTTGACAGAATAAATATTCTCCTCTTTGATTGTGCATTTTCGTCAGTTCTTACTATCGCAATCGTACGATTTCTAAGGGTCTGTACTCCCAAAGTTGTTGACTGCTTTTGTTCTCGCCAGTTAGCTAGCAGTTGTCAGCTGTTAGCAGCAAATGGCTAGCAGTTTCTTACTGAAGATAAAAATGGATGATTGCCATAATTGTTTTTGTTGTCATTACTGAATTAtttaatgtaacaaatcaaacattaaacctCATAACCAATTCATGGTAATTCATGGTAACCTCAAAAATAATTAATTTAGACCAGGTGATTATTTTAAACCAGCGTTTATTTGCTGAAATATGTGCCAATGTCCGGCTAATAAAAGGGACAGGCGGCTTTTTGAGACATTAAAAGGTTTCCATCAGCTAGCCAAGCTACATAGCCTGTAATGTTAACTGGTAATTGTTGTATAATTGTTGGTACGTTTTACCtaacattagctaactagctagctagttaaagtttctttaacgttagctaacttttGTTATTGAGAAATGTCCTCATTTAAACCCGTGATacactctctcactatctctttcCATCCTCCTTCAGTCCCTTTCTTATTCTGCCCCTGTCCAGTTAAATTGTAGAGTTTGGGTGCTGTGAGAAACTCagcctgtcacgcctgctcccgctctccctttctggagctcgagggcgccaggcagCCTTTCATTACGCACAtatgtcaccatcattacgcgcatcagggctcattggactcacctgaacTCCTTCACGTTTTGAttgccttccctatatctgtctgtttcaTCCGTGTGTCAACATGATTGTCGTTtccgtttcccctgtccagacacgtattctgttcctgtccatGGTTATTAAaagttcactccctgtacctgcttctcggcTCCAGCGTCGATCTttacagaatgctgacaccactatacgaaagatcagggaggtttttgttttttgttttgttggtgatgtCGGGTCCGGGTGCTGCAACCGATGGAACTGGgggtgcctcagctggctcgtcgggcttccatgctttagctggctcgagaggtttccttgccccGGTTGGGTTGGCAGGCTCCCATCCCACATCATGTCTCAGTCGTCTCGCCTGGCTCCTAAGCCTCAGCCGGCTCATCGGGCTCCAATCCCacgtcatgcctcagccggcccATTAGGCTCCCACGCCTGAGCAGGCTCGTCGGGCTCCAATCCCacgtcatgcctcagccggcccATCAGGCTCCAACACCTCAGCaggctcgtcgggctcccacgcccATGCCTCGGCCGGCCCATCAGGCTCCCACGCCCATGCCTCGGTCGGCCCGTTATtcatgttcactccctgtacctgcttctcgtctaCAGCATTGATCTTTACACAGCCTCCAcaaacaggtgagagagagagagagagagagagagagagatagagagagagagagacgctaaCTAATATTGCTCATGTTTGTGTGTCTAATGTATGTCTTTCACGCTGGTGTATTGGGACTGTCCTCTGTATTTCGGATTAAAGCAAGACAATGTGAAAAATAGCTCACTATGGATCTACAAATAGTTTAGCCTCTATGAAGAATTTGGATGTATTTGCAGTGTGATTGTTGTGTCTTCTTTGTTATTTATCTTTTCACTTGTAACTGAATGGTGAATGAATGTATTTACAGTGTGATTATTGTGTGTCCGCCATACTCACCCTCTCTATATTTTCATAGTCACTGCAGCTAATAGCATAGCAAATACTACACTTTTACTTGATGATAATCAACACCAACAATCAATGTCATTTGAATTGTTAGTCTAAATGTAATCTTGTATGTTTCTCTTATGCTTAAGGTACTCCACTACCCGGCAATACGTGGATGTGTGCACAGCGCTCATTCAAAAGTACCCCTCGTTGAGACCAGACAGGGTGGGCATCATTGTGCCTACCCAGACCATAATGGTGCTGGCTGGTATATGTTTTTCTCACATTGTTATTCCATCACACTTCCAGCAGTATAACAAGACCGTCTCTAATTATGCAACTGACTAGGTCTGCTCCCTTGACCTCGGTCCCAATGATCCATCATGACAATCCTTATGTACCCTTTACAGTATGCAGCCGTTCTCATTGTATTTATTCTAATCTAGCTTCTTTATTACACCCCCTCCATTTTAAGGTCTCAATGTCACTGCGGCCATTTTGATCCTTCCCTACCTCCTCAAAGAAGATCCAAGTTGGCTTACAGTGTGTTAAGTTCCCATGAACTACCGCACCAATAGAGGGGAATCCCTCTAAGCCACATCCAACTCTTCCTGGACAGAGAGGAGCTACTCACTGAAGAGCAGGAGGACATCTCCATGGGATTGGGAGTGGCAATAGGGGTCCATTTCCTTTTTAACATTGAGTATGCAGTATCAGTGAGAAGCACCCTGCGGTGCATTCAGAAATGTGTTGTGGCAATTGATGAGAGAGTTAAATTACAAACAAACGTTGAATGGCAAACGTTTTGCTGTAGAGGAGACCAGAGCACAAAGTAACACGAGGTCAGTTGTATCAGCCAAATTACTAAAATTAGAAACCACTTATAAAGGTGTTATTTTATGTGCTAGTGCTTTGTTAGTTTCTCTACATGATTGACCTGTGAAATATTCTCTACTGTACCTAAACATATCATTTGTATCAGTAAGATGTGGTCTTTTGTTGGTATAGTTGATGACAAtaattactatagtatttttAGTATAGGCTCCTATCTTGTTGTCGATACACATCAAATATGAGCGTCCGTCAACGGTTGACATTGTACTTTATTTATTGATTGCATGTTTGGTTTTCTGTGACTTTCAAAGTCAATAAAATGTATGTGTGACTTTACAAGTGTGCTAATCAatgttattttgttattattattgttaatagTATGATTTTTATTGTTGTTATCATTACTAATATTCAGAATATAATAAATGGGACATGGAATATTCGAGTGTGGCACGCTGTGCTGTGATGTAACGTGtgcaaaaaaaaatactgcatctGTATTTGTGCATATATAAAATACGTGTGTGAGTATGGGTCAGAATTTGACCCATCGGAGGACCTTAAGACCACTGCACTCTATATTAACTGCAGTCCACAATTAAGTTGTATTAATGGTTGATGTGCTTTCAATGAATTCCATTTCACTTACCCATTCCTTATAGACAACCTGAGCAACAGACACCTCCTAAAACATGAATACCTGCCCAGCGGCAGTGTACATTGTGTCCTTGATCATATTTAAATGAAgtttattgtattttattattttcccTTAGGGTCCAAAAAGTGAGGAATAAATTGTGAGGTGGAATATTTCGTTTGAACATTGCCTGCATACTGTAGTACTTACTCTATAAATAATGTGCTTTTAAGGGTTCAAAGCCTAACCGTAAATGAAGAGTGCTGATGTAAAGGCATTGTAAAACAATATCAGAGAACAATACAGAAGGAAATATAATGATCTAGCTAGCGACAGTTAAATAATCGTTAACTAATCTTCCTCGTACTGCAGATATCACAGTCATCATAAGATATTTGGTAGCCATGGATACCACACCAATTATGCAGCATGGTGTTTCTGAGAAAACTGTCAACAGAATTGTGATATTGTGTATTAGTTGCATTTCTCAAGCATAGAGCTCATACTGTGAGTCGGAATATATTCTCTAGCAACACTGAATGCAGAGGCGTCATGCCCTTATCTTTTGAGGGAGCACTGATTGCCAAATTCAATGTCTTTGGGTTAATTATGCACTTGAAATAGTTTTCCATATGTATACTGAAATTGtacttttgaaaaaggtcaaCGCATCTTCCGAGGGTGACTGGAGGAAGTGAAGAGAACAGCCATGcctcaattattttttttaaatatgtagtTTTCACAGGACAGAAGTTGTCTTGTGATTTCTCTGTCTAAACACGAATGTGTGTAGAATATCTCTCTTTCATTAAAGCGTCTTCTTTCAAAACAAATACCTGTCTTTGCAATAATACACGTACAGCTTCCACGCACAGCTTCAAAAGCGCATGTCAGAACAAGTCAGCAGACGTCTCTCCTTTTCATATTCAGTACATATTTGATAAAGGCCTATTTTCAGAGACACATATTCCAGTCGCATGAAAGTATTTCCTTCAATCTTATTTTGTTGACCACAGTGAACAGTAAGAAATCGTCTAAGAAAAAAGACAACTTTTCTTCGCAAAATTATTGGAAAATAAATGCTTTAAATGCTCTTTTTTTCTTTTAAAGCTCTTCAGTGTCACGCATATCACTTAATCGAATGCAAAATACATAACAACCACAACCTGAACTCTTTCGATACAGGGCTCATTTATCAAAGACAAGTCATTCAATACAAATGGTTGACATTGACGCTCAAACAGCACTAGAACGAAAACAGTTTGGAAAGGAGGACCGGTCAGAGTGAAGGTACTCTACTGTTCATTGAACTGCCTCTTCACAAtactaaaataaacaataaacacagAAATGATCAGTAAAGTGTGCGGAATATCTTTCATTTACTGTATCCAGCACCTCACATTAATATTTGTAGGTAGTTTTACAGGTGCACAAAGAGACAAAAAATCATCCCCAAATTAAAAGGTACATCATACTTTGTTCTGCACAATATCTTATACAAGTATAAGTCTCCCTTTAATCTTTCATTTTAGTTTTTTGTTCTTCATTAGATCATCCTTATTGGGAGGGGCACATTCGCTTCTTCCTAAAGTAATTTCCTCCCTGGTCCAAGGAAATGGTTGTGACCCTACTTGTCGTGACCCTACGCTGCTTCCTTGTGCCAACTGTTCTGGTGACACTTTACTAAAACCCCGCAGGCATCATGCTTAATAACTTGTTATACGCATGAATGTGTATTTTATATTGTCCTATAATAAAGCTCATAATGTGTTAGGTATCTTTATTATTTTCTCACCCAGACCTGTGTCACGTTTGCTCAACCTCtgtgtcactcacacacaccatctcttcggGAAACGTTGTGAAGTCTTGAATCACTACTTGGGGTGGCATGGGCATCGGCATCGGCACAGGCATAGTCACTTTTGGGCCGTGGACAATGCAATTCTTCTGCATCTCTACCCCAAGGGCGGGCGACGGGACCTCGCCGAGATGCCTCCGATACTGGACAAAACTGCAAGTCTTGAGAACAATGGCGATCACATTTTTACCCATCagtatcccagacaccctggagtCCCTATAGAAGATCATGTTCCCACCTCGAATGAAGAGAGTGATAATGTTAATAGTCACCAGGCTGAGAATCGGATAGAGCATCATCTTATGGGGCACGATGTTCACCCCTTGCATGCTGATCTCGCTCAGCGACACGCACGGGAGCACCAGCAGCAGGATGTAGCAGTAGAAGAACATGAGTCCCTCCACCCATAGGGGGAGCCCTCTCCTCTGAGGCTCCCATAGGTTGGCCTGCACGTCCAGGACATCGAGCAAGTCCACCACCACCCAGAAGAGTCGACACCGgatctcctccttcttcttctgcgGCCGCACGTACTCCATGTGGTCGATGGCCACCAACGTGATGTAGACCACGGGCACGCAAATGGACAGAAGCAATGTCAGCGCTTTCCGTGCCACCCCGTCCGCGCCG
This is a stretch of genomic DNA from Oncorhynchus clarkii lewisi isolate Uvic-CL-2024 chromosome 17, UVic_Ocla_1.0, whole genome shotgun sequence. It encodes these proteins:
- the LOC139369659 gene encoding transmembrane protein 121-like → MVPPPPANKLHVCLSAVLIMGSMALMDAYLVEQNQGPRKIGVCIMVLVGDICFLIVLRYVAVWVGSEVRTSKRGYAMILWFFYVFVLEIKVYFVYQNYKAEDGKGRSLDGWTGSGGADGVARKALTLLLSICVPVVYITLVAIDHMEYVRPQKKKEEIRCRLFWVVVDLLDVLDVQANLWEPQRRGLPLWVEGLMFFYCYILLLVLPCVSLSEISMQGVNIVPHKMMLYPILSLVTINIITLFIRGGNMIFYRDSRVSGILMGKNVIAIVLKTCSFVQYRRHLGEVPSPALGVEMQKNCIVHGPKVTMPVPMPMPMPPQVVIQDFTTFPEEMVCVSDTEVEQT